From a single Nothobranchius furzeri strain GRZ-AD chromosome 7, NfurGRZ-RIMD1, whole genome shotgun sequence genomic region:
- the lrrfip1a gene encoding leucine-rich repeat flightless-interacting protein 1 isoform X17: protein MGTQGTGRRRSTKKERSTAEDDALNLIAREAEARLAAKRAARAEAREIRMKELERQQKELSDDDERMSVGSRGSVRVEDRDYQEKGSRAASALTASTLMSLGGSSSRRGSSETALTVDAESSLREIKEIHELKDQIQDVETKYLQNLKEVKDALAEAEEKYRKAMVSNAQLDNEKNNLMYQVDTLKDSLMELEELLSESRREYQEKVKEYERQKQAHGVLQFQFSEVKETLKQSEELLNEIRQLRLKQDGFVTEISDLQETVEWKDKKIGALERQKEYTDAIRVERDELREEVVKLKDILKKHGIILRPDLNINGDVSEVEVNGTPAAEPASQDAARTQTEGSSMLEEAELRGCRDEALDPEQLEEDKDSLSSPETPVSVADESKLETSCRKQLSEGQETRLTSREDTRDLAFDINVCLLTDGVSWNHQEVLVCYQSAPDLTEPQCGTVGTARDLITHEMDGKLVESSFRDTKSQPEGSDARIPKSEISVSSSDTQQEPENRDEAEGMPSKPQSHTASGKKKKKKRKGKKNEGVPENKSQQMEKENVGSAVSKGLTEEPGLSGSIAESLKASPSDQIKNRQENREPTESVPHKEPPQEPGVDPVSDQLGGDEMSVLEEDEAGTLREENVEEDEDKILKPEDPGSAESAESFTGPAPEELGMDPVSDELCETKTTSDAVGSTQTLKEARVECAEKALKKEETSENVESAEPTGNSSRPEPDQEPITGPVSALEEVGDDVLSEEETMQSGEAEKPNQGSSDVGSVKEHVTVEGMGPEPELDLLRSETKLGDDVSGGGLLLTESETVDGPESSCESGGTRSENTGAPGSGPANISEKKEESTSPPHEQLTETSSGSAPVPVGSSDSGYPLTDGPEEEAGDMSPCQDADESKQNQDRTKNMDVSGGDGGREVHSELNRSPDEERGGCVSLPTQTQTGDTKNGPDGTERTGETETFGPEEVESSSEEPTEDPEHNNAQQNQEMDSSLCSLAEPEHGSDSQTCKSTDSPQPLQLDGDEDEEGEEGQSFDFDDLDIEAAEESSKFYDPKEQEVEQATEATSFDLSETHRNAEATPSDSRGQGEAPDGGNQGENRNSLTQEGAAAAEMGGACEEEEAADPAEEEQNSYVVQENLNQKISLSVEEGLDAIQLNSDSPKSTEEAGDNNDTPQSGKDSKKSSKKGKGKGKEECKMS from the exons GTGGAGGATCGGGATTATCAGGAAAAG GGATCTCGAGCAGCTTCTGCCCTGACAGCGTCGACCCTCATGTCTTTAGGTGGGTCGTCTTCCCGGAGAGGAAGCAGTGAGACGGCTCTAACTGTGGATGCTGAGAGCTCCTTACGAGAAATCAAG GAGATTCATGAGCTGAAGGATCAGATTCAGGATGTGGAAACCAAGTACTTGCAGAACCTAAAAGAAGTCAAG GACGCGTTGGCTGAAGCAGAAGAAAAGTACCGTAAGGCCATGGTGTCCAACGCCCAGCTGGACAATGAGAAGAACAACCTGATGTACCAGGTGGACACGCTGAAGGACTCGCTGatggagctggaggagctgctgtCAGAGTCACGTCGGGAATATCAAGAGAAAGTCAAG GAGTACGAGCGGCAGAAACAGGCCCACGGCGTTCTCCAGTTCCAGTTCAGTGAAGTGAAAGAGACGTTGAAGCAAAGTGAAGAGCTGCTTAAC GAGATCCGTCAGCTGCGTTTGAAACAAGACGGTTTTGTTACAGAAATCTCCGACCTGCAGGAGACGGTGGAGTGGAAGGATAAAAAAATCGGG GCGTTAGAGCGACAGAAAGAATATACAGACGCAATCCGAGTGGAGCGGGATGAGCTCAGAGAGGAAGTGGTGAAGTTGAAGGACATCCTGAAG AAACACGGAATCATCCTCAGACCCGACCTGAACATCAACGGGGACGTCAGTGAAGTGGAGGTGAACGGAACGCCCGCAGCAGAACCTGCTTCCCAGGATGCAGCGAGGACTCAGACCGAAGGCAGCAGCATGCTCG AGGAGGCTGAGTTGAGGGGTTGCAGAGATGAAGCGCTGGAtccagagcagcttgaagaagaCAAAGACAGCCTCTCAAGCCCAGAAACGCCTGTTTCTGTTGCTGATGAGTCCAAACTAGAGACGTCCTGCAGGAAACAGCTGTCAGAGGGACAGGAGACCCGTTTAACCAGCAGAGAGGACACCAGAGACTTAGCTTTTGACATTAATGTCTGTTTACTTACTGATGGTGTCAGCTGGAACCACCAGGAGGTTCTGGTTTGTTACCAGAGTGCTCCAGATTTAACAGAACCCCAGTGTGGTACCGTTGGCACAGCCCGTGATCTCATCACACACGAGATGGATGGCAAACTGGTGGAGAGTTCTTTTAGAGACACCAAATCACAACCAGAGGGGAGCGACGCTCGGATCCCTAAAAGTGAAATCTCAGTTTCAAGCTCCGACACTCAGCAAGAGCCGGAGAACAGGGACGAGGCTGAAGGAATGCCGAGCAAACCTCAGTCCCACACTGCTTCaggcaagaagaagaaaaagaagaggaaaGGCAAAAAGAATGAAGGAGTTCCGGAAAACAAGAGCCAGCAAATGGagaaggaaaatgttggatcagctgTGAGTAAAGGGCTGACTGAAGAACCTGGGCTTAGTGGTTCCATTGCTGAAAGCTTAAAGGCATCACCGTCGGATCAGATCAAGAATAGGCAGGAGAACCGAGAACCTACAGAAAGTGTTCCTCACAAAGAACCTCCTCAGGAACCGGGTGTGGATCCAGTTTCAGACCAGCTCGGCGGAGATGAAATGTCGGTGTTGGAGGAGGACGAAGCTGGAACGCTCAGAGAAGAGAATGTTGAGGAGGATGAGGACAAGATTCTAAAACCTGAGGATCCCGGATCTGCAGAATCAGCTGAAAGCTTCACCGGTCCAGCTCCTGAAGAACTGGGGATGGATCCAGTTTCAGATGAACTCTGTGAAACCAAAACTACGTCTGATGCTGTGGGATCTACTCAAACACTCAAGGAAGCAAGAGTGGAATGTGCCGAAAAAGCTCTGAAGAAGGAAGAAACTTCGGAAAACGTGGAATCAGCAGAACCTACAGGAAACTCTTCCCGTCCAGAACCTGACCAAGAACCAATCACAGGTCCGGTTTCGGCCTTGGAGGAGGTGGGTGATGATGTTCTGAGTGAGGAGGAGACTATGCAATCAGGAGAGGCAGAGAAACCAAACCAAGGTTCCTCTGATGTAGGATCCGTTAAGGAACATGTGACAGTAGAAGGAAtgggtccagaaccagaactggacCTCCTCAGGTCTGAAACCAAACTTGGAGATGACGTCTCAGGAGGTGGACTCCTTCTCACCGAGTCAGAAACTGTAGATGGACCTGAGAGCAGCTGTGAATCAGGGGGAACCAGATCGGAGAACACTGGTGCTCCTGGATCTGGACCTGCAAACATCTctgagaagaaagaagaaagcacGTCTCCTCCTCATGAACAGCTGACTGAAACCTCATCAGGATCAGCGCCAGTGCCGGTTGGGAGCTCAGACAGCGGCTACCCTCTGACCGATGGTCCCGAAGAGGAGGCTGGAGACATGTCTCCCTGTCAAGATGCTGATGAGTCCAAACAGAACCAGGACAGAACCAAGAACATGGATGTGAGTGGAGGCGATGGAGGGCGTGAGGTCCATTCTGAGTTGAACCGCTCTCCAGATGAGGAACGCGGTGGTTGTGTGTCCTTACCAACACAAACTCAGACCGGCGACACTAAAAATGGTCCAGATGGGACAGAGCGCACCGGCGAGACGGAGACCTTTGGTCCAGAAGAGGTGGAGTCCAGTTCGGAGGAACCCACTGAAGATCCAGAGCATAACAACGCTCAACAAAACCAGGAAATGGACTCGTCCTTATGTTCTCTGGCTGAGCCGGAGCATGGATCTGACTCTCAGACCTGTAAAAGTACCGACTCACCTCAACCCCTCCAGCTGGACGGAGATGAGgacgaggagggggaggaggggcaGTCCTTTGACTTTGATGACTTGGACATAGAAGCAGCAGAAGAATCCAGTAAGTTCTATGATCCTAAAGAGCAGGAAGTTGAACAAGCAACTGAGGCAACCTCATTTGACCTTTCAGAAACTCACAGAAATGCAGAAGCAACGCCGTCTGACAGCAGGGGTCAGGGGGAGGCTCCTGATGGAGGAAACCAGGGGGAAAACCGGAACTCTTTAACTCAGGAAGGAGCTGCAGCCGCAGAGATGGGTGGCGCCTGTGAGGAGGAGGAAGCAGCAGatccagcagaggaagagcagaaTTCATATGTGGTTCAGgagaacctgaaccagaaaatCTCCTTGTCGGTCGAAGAGGGATTAGACGCCATCCAGCTGAATTCAGATTCACCAAAGAGCACGGAAGAAGCCGGTGACAACAATGATACCCCGCAGTCTGGGAAAGACTCCAAAAAGAGCAGCAAGAAAGGCAAAGGAAAGGGAAAAGAGGAGTGTAAGATGTCTTAG
- the lrrfip1a gene encoding leucine-rich repeat flightless-interacting protein 1 isoform X13 yields MGTQGTGRRRSTKKERSTAEDDALNLIAREAEARLAAKRAARAEAREIRMKELERQQKELSDDDERMSVGSRGSVRDNCSSLASYLRSSASSSSVPRDLEDFTIPDFCEVEDRDYQEKGSRAASALTASTLMSLGGSSSRRGSSETALTVDAESSLREIKEIHELKDQIQDVETKYLQNLKEVKDALAEAEEKYRKAMVSNAQLDNEKNNLMYQVDTLKDSLMELEELLSESRREYQEKVKEYERQKQAHGVLQFQFSEVKETLKQSEELLNEIRQLRLKQDGFVTEISDLQETVEWKDKKIGALERQKEYTDAIRVERDELREEVVKLKDILKKHGIILRPDLNINGDVSEVEVNGTPAAEPASQDAARTQTEGSSMLEEAELRGCRDEALDPEQLEEDKDSLSSPETPVSVADESKLETSCRKQLSEGQETRLTSREDTRDLAFDINVCLLTDGVSWNHQEVLVCYQSAPDLTEPQCGTVGTARDLITHEMDGKLVESSFRDTKSQPEGSDARIPKSEISVSSSDTQQEPENRDEAEGMPSKPQSHTASGKKKKKKRKGKKNEGVPENKSQQMEKENVGSAVSKGLTEEPGLSGSIAESLKASPSDQIKNRQENREPTESVPHKEPPQEPGVDPVSDQLGGDEMSVLEEDEAGTLREENVEEDEDKILKPEDPGSAESAESFTGPAPEELGMDPVSDELCETKTTSDAVGSTQTLKEARVECAEKALKKEETSENVESAEPTGNSSRPEPDQEPITGPVSALEEVGDDVLSEEETMQSGEAEKPNQGSSDVGSVKEHVTVEGMGPEPELDLLRSETKLGDDVSGGGLLLTESETVDGPESSCESGGTRSENTGAPGSGPANISEKKEESTSPPHEQLTETSSGSAPVPVGSSDSGYPLTDGPEEEAGDMSPCQDADESKQNQDRTKNMDVSGGDGGREVHSELNRSPDEERGGCVSLPTQTQTGDTKNGPDGTERTGETETFGPEEVESSSEEPTEDPEHNNAQQNQEMDSSLCSLAEPEHGSDSQTCKSTDSPQPLQLDGDEDEEGEEGQSFDFDDLDIEAAEESSKFYDPKEQEVEQATEATSFDLSETHRNAEATPSDSRGQGEAPDGGNQGENRNSLTQEGAAAAEMGGACEEEEAADPAEEEQNSYVVQENLNQKISLSVEEGLDAIQLNSDSPKSTEEAGDNNDTPQSGKDSKKSSKKGKGKGKEECKMS; encoded by the exons GATAACTGCAGCTCTTTGGCCAGTTATTTGAGGAGCTCtgccagcagcagcagcgttCCCAGAGACCTGGAGGACTTTACTATTCCGGACTTCTGTGAA GTGGAGGATCGGGATTATCAGGAAAAG GGATCTCGAGCAGCTTCTGCCCTGACAGCGTCGACCCTCATGTCTTTAGGTGGGTCGTCTTCCCGGAGAGGAAGCAGTGAGACGGCTCTAACTGTGGATGCTGAGAGCTCCTTACGAGAAATCAAG GAGATTCATGAGCTGAAGGATCAGATTCAGGATGTGGAAACCAAGTACTTGCAGAACCTAAAAGAAGTCAAG GACGCGTTGGCTGAAGCAGAAGAAAAGTACCGTAAGGCCATGGTGTCCAACGCCCAGCTGGACAATGAGAAGAACAACCTGATGTACCAGGTGGACACGCTGAAGGACTCGCTGatggagctggaggagctgctgtCAGAGTCACGTCGGGAATATCAAGAGAAAGTCAAG GAGTACGAGCGGCAGAAACAGGCCCACGGCGTTCTCCAGTTCCAGTTCAGTGAAGTGAAAGAGACGTTGAAGCAAAGTGAAGAGCTGCTTAAC GAGATCCGTCAGCTGCGTTTGAAACAAGACGGTTTTGTTACAGAAATCTCCGACCTGCAGGAGACGGTGGAGTGGAAGGATAAAAAAATCGGG GCGTTAGAGCGACAGAAAGAATATACAGACGCAATCCGAGTGGAGCGGGATGAGCTCAGAGAGGAAGTGGTGAAGTTGAAGGACATCCTGAAG AAACACGGAATCATCCTCAGACCCGACCTGAACATCAACGGGGACGTCAGTGAAGTGGAGGTGAACGGAACGCCCGCAGCAGAACCTGCTTCCCAGGATGCAGCGAGGACTCAGACCGAAGGCAGCAGCATGCTCG AGGAGGCTGAGTTGAGGGGTTGCAGAGATGAAGCGCTGGAtccagagcagcttgaagaagaCAAAGACAGCCTCTCAAGCCCAGAAACGCCTGTTTCTGTTGCTGATGAGTCCAAACTAGAGACGTCCTGCAGGAAACAGCTGTCAGAGGGACAGGAGACCCGTTTAACCAGCAGAGAGGACACCAGAGACTTAGCTTTTGACATTAATGTCTGTTTACTTACTGATGGTGTCAGCTGGAACCACCAGGAGGTTCTGGTTTGTTACCAGAGTGCTCCAGATTTAACAGAACCCCAGTGTGGTACCGTTGGCACAGCCCGTGATCTCATCACACACGAGATGGATGGCAAACTGGTGGAGAGTTCTTTTAGAGACACCAAATCACAACCAGAGGGGAGCGACGCTCGGATCCCTAAAAGTGAAATCTCAGTTTCAAGCTCCGACACTCAGCAAGAGCCGGAGAACAGGGACGAGGCTGAAGGAATGCCGAGCAAACCTCAGTCCCACACTGCTTCaggcaagaagaagaaaaagaagaggaaaGGCAAAAAGAATGAAGGAGTTCCGGAAAACAAGAGCCAGCAAATGGagaaggaaaatgttggatcagctgTGAGTAAAGGGCTGACTGAAGAACCTGGGCTTAGTGGTTCCATTGCTGAAAGCTTAAAGGCATCACCGTCGGATCAGATCAAGAATAGGCAGGAGAACCGAGAACCTACAGAAAGTGTTCCTCACAAAGAACCTCCTCAGGAACCGGGTGTGGATCCAGTTTCAGACCAGCTCGGCGGAGATGAAATGTCGGTGTTGGAGGAGGACGAAGCTGGAACGCTCAGAGAAGAGAATGTTGAGGAGGATGAGGACAAGATTCTAAAACCTGAGGATCCCGGATCTGCAGAATCAGCTGAAAGCTTCACCGGTCCAGCTCCTGAAGAACTGGGGATGGATCCAGTTTCAGATGAACTCTGTGAAACCAAAACTACGTCTGATGCTGTGGGATCTACTCAAACACTCAAGGAAGCAAGAGTGGAATGTGCCGAAAAAGCTCTGAAGAAGGAAGAAACTTCGGAAAACGTGGAATCAGCAGAACCTACAGGAAACTCTTCCCGTCCAGAACCTGACCAAGAACCAATCACAGGTCCGGTTTCGGCCTTGGAGGAGGTGGGTGATGATGTTCTGAGTGAGGAGGAGACTATGCAATCAGGAGAGGCAGAGAAACCAAACCAAGGTTCCTCTGATGTAGGATCCGTTAAGGAACATGTGACAGTAGAAGGAAtgggtccagaaccagaactggacCTCCTCAGGTCTGAAACCAAACTTGGAGATGACGTCTCAGGAGGTGGACTCCTTCTCACCGAGTCAGAAACTGTAGATGGACCTGAGAGCAGCTGTGAATCAGGGGGAACCAGATCGGAGAACACTGGTGCTCCTGGATCTGGACCTGCAAACATCTctgagaagaaagaagaaagcacGTCTCCTCCTCATGAACAGCTGACTGAAACCTCATCAGGATCAGCGCCAGTGCCGGTTGGGAGCTCAGACAGCGGCTACCCTCTGACCGATGGTCCCGAAGAGGAGGCTGGAGACATGTCTCCCTGTCAAGATGCTGATGAGTCCAAACAGAACCAGGACAGAACCAAGAACATGGATGTGAGTGGAGGCGATGGAGGGCGTGAGGTCCATTCTGAGTTGAACCGCTCTCCAGATGAGGAACGCGGTGGTTGTGTGTCCTTACCAACACAAACTCAGACCGGCGACACTAAAAATGGTCCAGATGGGACAGAGCGCACCGGCGAGACGGAGACCTTTGGTCCAGAAGAGGTGGAGTCCAGTTCGGAGGAACCCACTGAAGATCCAGAGCATAACAACGCTCAACAAAACCAGGAAATGGACTCGTCCTTATGTTCTCTGGCTGAGCCGGAGCATGGATCTGACTCTCAGACCTGTAAAAGTACCGACTCACCTCAACCCCTCCAGCTGGACGGAGATGAGgacgaggagggggaggaggggcaGTCCTTTGACTTTGATGACTTGGACATAGAAGCAGCAGAAGAATCCAGTAAGTTCTATGATCCTAAAGAGCAGGAAGTTGAACAAGCAACTGAGGCAACCTCATTTGACCTTTCAGAAACTCACAGAAATGCAGAAGCAACGCCGTCTGACAGCAGGGGTCAGGGGGAGGCTCCTGATGGAGGAAACCAGGGGGAAAACCGGAACTCTTTAACTCAGGAAGGAGCTGCAGCCGCAGAGATGGGTGGCGCCTGTGAGGAGGAGGAAGCAGCAGatccagcagaggaagagcagaaTTCATATGTGGTTCAGgagaacctgaaccagaaaatCTCCTTGTCGGTCGAAGAGGGATTAGACGCCATCCAGCTGAATTCAGATTCACCAAAGAGCACGGAAGAAGCCGGTGACAACAATGATACCCCGCAGTCTGGGAAAGACTCCAAAAAGAGCAGCAAGAAAGGCAAAGGAAAGGGAAAAGAGGAGTGTAAGATGTCTTAG